The DNA region ACGAGCGTTATGCCGAATACATGAAGGACATTCGCGCCTCGGGCGAGCGCGTGATCGCCATCGTCAACGATCTGCTCGATCTCTCGCGGATCGAGACCGGCAAGCTCGACCTCGCCTTCGCCAGCCAGAACCTCAACGAGATGGTGGAGAGCTGCGTCGCGGTGATGCAGCCGCAAGCCAACCGCGAGCGCATCATCATCCGCACCTCGCTCGCGCATACGCTGCCGCCCGTCGTCGCCGACGCCCGCGCGCTGCGCCAGATCACGCTGAACCTGATCGGCAACTCGATCCATCTCGCCAACGCCGGCGGCCAGGTCATCGTCTCGACCGCGCTGTCCGATTTCGGAGAGGTGATGCTGCGCGTCCGCGACACCGGCCAGAGCCTCAACGACAACGAGGTCGCCGCCGCCCTCGAGCCGTTCCGTGCGCCGGCACCGTCAGACCAGGCCGGCTCCGGCGGCGTCAGCCTGTCGCTGACCAAGGCGCTGGTCGAAGCCAACCGCGCCAAATTCCAGATCAAGACCGCCGGCCGCGCCGGCACGCTGATCGAAGTGGTCTTCTCGCACGCGACCGCGCGGGCGTGAGGGAGCCTGACGAGCGTGCTCACCTTACGTGAGCGCGGAGCGACATCGCGTACAGCTCACCTCGTCGCTCACACCGCCGCGGTCTGCCTGATCGCCAAAAACTCCCCGATCGTATCGAGGAACAGTTTTGGCGCTTGCAGTTGCGGGACGTGGGCGCAGCCCGGGATGATCCGCAGGCCGGCACGCGGCAGCCCGGCGGCGAGCTCGTAGGACATCGGCAGCGGCGTCGCCTCGTCGTATTCGCCGACCACCACCAGAACCGGCACGCTCACCCCAGCCAGCTCGGCGCGCAGATCGAGGCTTGCCAGCGCGTCGCAGGCCGCACGAAACACGGCGAGGTCGGTGCGCAGGAACGCTTCGCGGCGATCCTGCATCAGCGCGGGATGCTGCGCCTGGAAATCCGGCGCAAACAGCCGGCGCATCGCGATGTCGGTGATCCCAGCGAGCCCCTTCTCGCGCGAGACCCTCGCCATGGCGCGAAACGCCTCGCGGCCCGGCTCGTCGAACGCGGCGCCGCAATCGGCAAGAACGAGCTTGCCGGCGATCGCCGGCTGGCGGATCGCCATCTGCAGCGCGACGAACCCGCCATACCCATTGCCGAGCACGATGGCCGGCATGCCGCCGGCCGCATCGTGCACGGCATCCGCCATCCGGTCGGCGACGGCGGCCAGCCCGCCTTCGACCGCGCGCGATCCGCCGAACCCCGGCAGATCCGGCACGATCAACCGGAACGATCTGACAAGCTCAGGCACGATCGCATCGAAGCTCGCGCGATCCGACAGCAGCGAGTGGAACAGCACCAGCGGCGGCCCCTCACCCGAAACTGCTGCGCTGACGGTACCGCTGGCGAAAAGCCTGTCCATTCCGAGCCTCTTTCAAAGAATTCACGGCGTCACAAATACGCGAGCCGCCGCTTCGACCGCGATTGATACCCGAAATGCCCAACATTTCAAGGATTGAGGGCTTGACGTGATATTTCACGGCTGCAAGATTATAGACAGGAGGCCCAGCCAGCCGATGCTTTTGCGCGAGAATGTCTACGAAAGCCTGCGGTCTGATATTTTATCATGCCGGTTTGCGCCTGGCGATGAAATGCGCGAGCAGGAGTTGGCCGAGCGCTATGCCGTGAGCCGGCAGCCGGTCCGCGACGCGTTGCTGCGGCTCGAGCGCGAGCATCTCGTCACGGTGCAGCCGCGGCAGGGCTACCGGGTCAATCCGATCTCGCTGTCCGACGCGCGCGACCTGCTGCGCTTCCGCCTTGCGCTGGAGCCGGCCTGCGTCGCTGAAGCGATCGAGAGCGCGCCCGACAGCGTGCTCAAATCGCTCGATGAGTTCCGCCGCTTCGCCGGCGACCATGAGGACTT from Bradyrhizobium genosp. L includes:
- a CDS encoding alpha/beta fold hydrolase, with amino-acid sequence MDRLFASGTVSAAVSGEGPPLVLFHSLLSDRASFDAIVPELVRSFRLIVPDLPGFGGSRAVEGGLAAVADRMADAVHDAAGGMPAIVLGNGYGGFVALQMAIRQPAIAGKLVLADCGAAFDEPGREAFRAMARVSREKGLAGITDIAMRRLFAPDFQAQHPALMQDRREAFLRTDLAVFRAACDALASLDLRAELAGVSVPVLVVVGEYDEATPLPMSYELAAGLPRAGLRIIPGCAHVPQLQAPKLFLDTIGEFLAIRQTAAV
- a CDS encoding GntR family transcriptional regulator, with the protein product MLLRENVYESLRSDILSCRFAPGDEMREQELAERYAVSRQPVRDALLRLEREHLVTVQPRQGYRVNPISLSDARDLLRFRLALEPACVAEAIESAPDSVLKSLDEFRRFAGDHEDFIAYNRGFHTALAHASGNRRMASALCDLIGQADRLVRVSISNLRGHDPAKLVAEHAALIDAMQQREARTAGRIIKAHIADTEKRVLPALKRNAVIVEEKSS